Proteins encoded by one window of Xanthomonas sp. DAR 80977:
- a CDS encoding carboxylesterase/lipase family protein yields MRPALRRCLPLLCLLLGSAPLAGAAVPAVAPAPQVTLAAGTVRGQLQADGSALFRAIPFAAPPTGARRWRAPQPPARWHGVRDASQPAPTCAQPAIGWNDALAQRSSEDCLYVEVQTPRLDPAAKQPVMVWIHGGANVAGGADVLPSSLAQQGVVLVTVQYRLGVFGFLSLPELSAESGRHASGNYALLDQIAALRWVRDNIARFGGDPAQVTIFGQSAGAQDVGLLQLSPLAKELFRAAIEQSGTAGFGLPARSLGENEALGAAIAQRAGIGAAQRLPALRRLPVAQLLKAAQGIDVPALDDDGYIWLQAIVDGEVLPRAPAALLADGAQQRVPLLLGSVAQELTYGGAGGAEARLRRDYPARAAQVLAPYRDAAATPDPRYGAEPMQLATDLTFRCPALAVARAQVRQGVPVWHYEFDLAAPGGSVTHSAELPFVFKGLPIGQPPLNLQRYWAAFARNGDPNGDGMPRWPAFAPDQTSLRFDQDGAQVVSGLRREACALLDLP; encoded by the coding sequence ATGAGGCCGGCACTGCGCCGATGCCTGCCGTTGCTGTGCCTGCTGCTGGGGAGCGCGCCGCTGGCGGGGGCAGCGGTGCCTGCGGTCGCGCCTGCGCCGCAGGTGACGCTGGCCGCCGGCACGGTACGCGGCCAATTGCAGGCCGACGGCAGCGCGCTGTTCCGGGCGATCCCGTTCGCCGCGCCGCCGACCGGCGCCAGGCGCTGGCGGGCGCCGCAGCCGCCGGCGCGCTGGCATGGCGTGCGCGACGCCAGCCAGCCGGCGCCCACCTGCGCGCAGCCGGCGATCGGCTGGAACGATGCGCTGGCGCAGCGCTCCAGCGAAGACTGCCTGTACGTGGAGGTGCAGACGCCGCGCCTGGATCCGGCGGCGAAGCAACCGGTGATGGTGTGGATCCACGGCGGCGCCAACGTGGCCGGCGGCGCCGACGTGCTGCCGTCGTCGCTGGCCCAGCAGGGCGTGGTGCTGGTCACCGTGCAGTACCGGCTGGGCGTGTTCGGCTTCCTGTCGCTGCCCGAGCTGAGCGCCGAATCCGGGCGGCACGCGTCGGGCAACTACGCCTTGCTCGACCAGATCGCGGCGCTGCGCTGGGTGCGCGACAACATCGCCCGTTTCGGCGGCGATCCGGCGCAGGTGACCATCTTCGGGCAATCGGCCGGCGCCCAGGATGTCGGCCTGCTGCAACTGTCGCCGCTGGCGAAAGAGCTGTTCCGCGCGGCGATCGAACAGAGCGGCACCGCCGGTTTCGGTTTGCCGGCGCGCAGCCTGGGCGAGAACGAGGCGCTCGGCGCGGCGATCGCGCAACGCGCCGGGATCGGTGCGGCGCAGCGCTTGCCGGCATTGCGGCGCTTGCCGGTGGCGCAGCTGTTGAAGGCGGCGCAGGGCATCGACGTGCCGGCATTGGACGACGACGGCTACATCTGGCTGCAGGCGATCGTCGATGGCGAGGTGTTGCCACGCGCGCCGGCGGCGCTGCTCGCCGACGGCGCGCAGCAGCGGGTGCCGCTGCTGCTGGGCAGCGTGGCGCAGGAACTGACCTATGGCGGCGCCGGTGGCGCCGAGGCACGCCTGCGTCGCGATTATCCTGCCCGCGCCGCGCAGGTGCTGGCGCCGTATCGCGACGCGGCGGCAACGCCCGATCCGCGCTACGGCGCCGAGCCGATGCAGTTGGCCACCGATCTGACCTTCCGCTGCCCGGCGCTGGCGGTGGCGCGCGCGCAGGTGCGGCAGGGCGTGCCGGTCTGGCACTACGAATTCGATCTGGCCGCGCCCGGCGGCAGCGTGACCCACAGCGCCGAACTGCCGTTCGTGTTCAAGGGCCTGCCGATCGGCCAGCCGCCGCTGAACCTGCAGCGCTACTGGGCGGCATTCGCGCGCAACGGCGATCCCAATGGCGACGGCATGCCGCGTTGGCCGGCATTCGCGCCCGACCAGACCTCGCTGCGCTTCGACCAGGATGGTGCGCAGGTGGTGAGCGGCTTGCGTCGCGAGGCTTGCGCGCTGCTCGATCTGCCGTAG
- a CDS encoding fumarylacetoacetate hydrolase family protein, translated as MKDLFAAAEAPRVPVRGLGLFPVHRIYCVGRNFADHAREMGASAPASRAERGQPTFFMKPADALVIGDDAIPYPSATQDLHHEVELVVALGQDAPAGVLGVEDAAALVLAYGVGLDLTRRDLQAAAKAKGLPWDIAKGFDHSAPISELIPAGEVGALEALNLSLEVNGQVRQQSLLDQMIWNVPEILHELSRLFALRAGDLVFMGTPAGVAALQPGDRFSARLENVAERHGTIVG; from the coding sequence ATGAAAGACCTGTTTGCTGCTGCCGAAGCGCCGCGCGTCCCCGTGCGCGGACTGGGACTGTTCCCGGTGCACCGCATCTACTGCGTGGGCCGCAACTTCGCCGACCATGCGCGCGAGATGGGCGCCAGCGCTCCCGCCTCCAGGGCCGAGCGCGGCCAGCCGACGTTCTTCATGAAGCCGGCCGATGCGCTGGTGATCGGCGACGACGCCATCCCCTACCCGAGTGCGACCCAGGACCTGCACCACGAAGTGGAACTGGTGGTGGCGCTCGGCCAGGATGCGCCGGCCGGCGTGCTCGGCGTCGAGGATGCCGCCGCCCTGGTGCTCGCCTACGGCGTCGGCCTGGACCTGACCCGTCGCGACCTGCAGGCCGCGGCCAAGGCCAAGGGCCTGCCGTGGGACATCGCCAAGGGCTTCGACCATTCCGCGCCGATCAGCGAACTGATCCCGGCCGGCGAAGTCGGCGCGCTGGAGGCGTTGAACCTGTCGCTGGAAGTCAACGGCCAGGTGCGCCAGCAATCGCTGCTCGACCAGATGATCTGGAACGTGCCGGAGATCCTGCACGAGCTGTCCAGGCTGTTCGCGTTGCGTGCCGGCGATCTGGTGTTCATGGGCACGCCGGCCGGCGTGGCCGCGCTGCAGCCCGGCGATCGCTTCAGCGCGCGCCTGGAGAACGTCGCCGAGCGCCACGGCACCATCGTCGGCTGA
- a CDS encoding M28 family peptidase has protein sequence MRRLAVVTAVVLATSSAAAAETTRIPQAALSTAATLREQALADDTGWKVVESLTTEVGPRMAGSEADARAVAWAKAKFKALGFDKVWTEPVTFPKWERRSEHAQVLGANAQPLTVTALGGSPAGTVEAEVVRFADLAALQAAPADSLRGKIAFVDYQMLRARDGKDYGNGGAVRSKGPSEAIRKGAIGFVMRSAGTDSHRVPHTGITRFDEGLTPVPAAALSVPDANQLARLVARGPVRLRLALDCGWDGQATSYNVIGEITGRSKPKEVVVIGGHLDSWDLGTGAIDDGAGVGISMAAGHLIGQLKRAPKRSIRVVAFANEEQGLYGGKAYAQAHAKDVALHQIAAESDFGAGRVYAFNTGSGNAAASRDATRQIAEALAPLGIAYAPDAGGPGPDVGPLAAKGGAWAWLAQDGTDYFDLHHTADDTLDKIDPKALAQNVAAYAVFAYLAAEADGGFGSQAKTVQPPKE, from the coding sequence ATGCGCCGTCTTGCCGTCGTCACCGCCGTCGTGCTCGCCACCTCGTCCGCCGCGGCGGCCGAGACCACCCGCATCCCGCAGGCGGCGCTGTCCACCGCCGCCACGCTGCGCGAGCAGGCGCTGGCCGACGACACCGGCTGGAAGGTGGTCGAATCGCTGACCACCGAAGTCGGCCCGCGCATGGCCGGCAGCGAGGCCGATGCGCGCGCGGTCGCGTGGGCCAAGGCCAAGTTCAAGGCGCTGGGCTTCGACAAGGTGTGGACCGAGCCGGTGACGTTTCCGAAATGGGAACGCCGCAGCGAGCACGCGCAGGTGCTCGGCGCGAACGCGCAGCCGCTGACCGTCACCGCGCTGGGCGGCAGCCCCGCCGGCACGGTCGAGGCCGAGGTGGTGCGTTTCGCCGACCTGGCCGCGCTGCAGGCCGCACCCGCCGATTCGCTGCGCGGCAAGATCGCCTTCGTCGATTACCAGATGCTCAGGGCGCGCGACGGCAAGGATTACGGCAACGGCGGCGCGGTGCGCAGCAAGGGGCCGTCGGAAGCGATCCGCAAGGGCGCGATCGGCTTCGTGATGCGCTCGGCCGGTACCGATTCGCACCGCGTGCCGCACACCGGCATCACCCGCTTCGACGAGGGCCTGACCCCGGTGCCGGCGGCGGCGCTGTCGGTGCCCGACGCCAACCAGCTGGCGCGGCTGGTCGCGCGCGGCCCGGTGCGGCTGCGCCTGGCGCTGGACTGCGGCTGGGACGGCCAGGCCACCTCGTACAACGTGATCGGCGAGATCACGGGGCGCAGCAAGCCCAAGGAAGTGGTGGTGATCGGCGGCCACCTGGATTCGTGGGACCTGGGCACCGGCGCGATCGACGATGGCGCCGGGGTCGGCATCAGCATGGCCGCCGGGCACCTGATCGGCCAGCTCAAGCGCGCGCCCAAGCGCAGCATCCGCGTGGTCGCCTTCGCCAACGAGGAGCAGGGGCTGTACGGCGGCAAGGCCTATGCGCAGGCGCATGCCAAGGACGTGGCGCTGCACCAGATCGCCGCCGAAAGCGACTTCGGCGCCGGCCGCGTCTATGCGTTCAACACCGGCTCCGGCAATGCCGCCGCCTCGCGCGACGCGACCAGGCAGATCGCCGAGGCGCTGGCGCCGCTGGGCATCGCCTACGCGCCGGACGCCGGCGGCCCCGGCCCGGACGTGGGCCCGCTCGCGGCCAAGGGCGGCGCCTGGGCCTGGCTGGCGCAGGATGGTACGGACTACTTCGACCTGCACCACACCGCCGACGACACCCTGGACAAGATCGACCCCAAGGCGCTGGCGCAGAACGTCGCCGCCTACGCGGTGTTCGCCTACCTGGCCGCGGAAGCCGACGGCGGCTTCGGCAGCCAGGCCAAGACAGTGCAACCGCCCAAGGAGTAA
- a CDS encoding LacI family DNA-binding transcriptional regulator — protein sequence MMVKRQSRAGSAVTLLDVARHAGVSPMTASRVINRHPRVGAAMRERVEASIKALGYRPNLAGRSLRTASLARIGVLYSNPSAAYLNQFMLGVLEQSSLDGSQVLVEKSDDMGSQRAATERLLDAGVDGVILPPPLCDSRQTIEELDARGIPVVAVATGTPMQGVSSVRIDDYQAACAITRHLIELGHRDIGFISGDPKHTPSALRSRAFFDTMAAAGLPVAESRVAEGLFTYRSGLLAATALLHAAPRPSAILCSNDDMAAAAVAIAHGLRLRVPEDLSIAGFDDTPVATTIWPELTTIHQPVTAMGRAAVALLLAEIRQRRDGLPSRGVHQVMKYTLVTRGSTARPAPAQPRATDAP from the coding sequence CTGATGGTCAAACGGCAAAGTCGTGCAGGCTCCGCGGTGACGCTACTGGATGTGGCGCGGCACGCAGGCGTCTCGCCGATGACCGCCTCGCGCGTGATCAACCGCCACCCGCGCGTGGGCGCGGCGATGCGCGAGCGCGTGGAGGCCTCGATCAAGGCGCTCGGCTACCGCCCCAACCTCGCCGGGCGCTCCCTGCGCACCGCCAGCCTGGCGCGGATCGGCGTGCTGTACAGCAATCCCAGTGCCGCATACCTCAACCAGTTCATGCTCGGCGTCCTCGAGCAGAGCAGCCTGGACGGCAGCCAGGTGCTGGTGGAAAAGAGCGACGACATGGGCAGCCAGCGCGCCGCCACCGAGCGCCTGCTCGACGCCGGCGTGGACGGGGTGATCCTGCCGCCGCCGCTGTGCGACTCGCGGCAGACCATCGAGGAACTGGACGCGCGCGGCATTCCGGTCGTCGCGGTGGCCACCGGCACGCCGATGCAGGGCGTCAGCTCGGTGCGCATCGACGACTACCAGGCCGCCTGCGCGATCACCCGCCACCTGATCGAACTCGGCCACCGCGACATCGGCTTCATCAGCGGTGATCCCAAGCACACCCCGAGCGCGCTGCGCAGCCGCGCGTTCTTCGACACGATGGCCGCCGCCGGGTTGCCGGTCGCCGAATCGCGCGTGGCCGAAGGCCTGTTCACCTACCGCTCCGGCCTGCTCGCCGCGACCGCGCTGCTGCACGCCGCGCCGCGCCCGAGCGCGATCCTGTGCAGCAACGACGACATGGCCGCCGCCGCGGTGGCGATCGCCCACGGCCTGCGCCTGCGCGTGCCCGAGGACCTGTCGATCGCCGGCTTCGACGACACGCCGGTGGCGACCACGATCTGGCCGGAACTGACCACCATCCACCAGCCGGTCACCGCGATGGGCCGCGCCGCGGTCGCGCTGTTGCTCGCCGAGATCCGCCAGCGCCGCGACGGCCTGCCCAGCCGCGGCGTGCACCAGGTGATGAAGTACACGCTGGTGACGCGCGGTTCGACCGCGCGGCCTGCGCCCGCGCAACCGCGGGCGACCGACGCGCCCTAG
- the mscL gene encoding large-conductance mechanosensitive channel protein MscL, with the protein MGMIREFKEFAMRGNVLDLAVGVVLGAAFGKIVTALVEKIIMPPIGVLAGGVDFSRWAWTLKAATVDAAGKEVPAVVIGVGDFLNTIIQFVIVAFAIFMLVKAINRIARKEPPAPKAPSEEVLLLREIRDALKTDAAPTK; encoded by the coding sequence ATGGGCATGATCCGCGAGTTCAAGGAATTCGCCATGCGCGGCAACGTGCTGGACCTGGCGGTCGGCGTGGTGCTCGGCGCCGCGTTCGGCAAGATCGTCACCGCGCTGGTGGAGAAGATCATCATGCCGCCGATCGGCGTGCTCGCCGGCGGCGTGGATTTCTCGCGCTGGGCGTGGACGCTGAAGGCGGCGACGGTGGATGCGGCGGGCAAGGAAGTGCCGGCGGTGGTGATCGGCGTCGGCGACTTCCTCAACACCATCATCCAGTTCGTGATCGTGGCCTTCGCCATCTTCATGCTGGTCAAGGCGATCAACCGCATCGCGCGCAAGGAACCGCCGGCGCCCAAGGCCCCGAGCGAGGAAGTGCTGCTGCTGCGCGAGATCCGCGATGCGCTGAAGACCGACGCCGCGCCGACCAAGTAA
- a CDS encoding polysaccharide deacetylase family protein: protein MHSATSSAAARIPIFMYHNIAPAPRQLQVYRSLYVAPARFARQMRLLRRLGYRGVSMTDAMPYLRGERRGRVAVVTLDDGYLDNLHAALPVLQGLGFSATVYAVSGSIGRHNTWDARKLGIEKPLMSLAELRQWRRGGMEIGAHTRSHPRLTACSDAELHEEIGGCKRELEDLLGEPVTQFCYPYGDVDARVAAAVRDAGYVAATTTRRGRAVPGSDPWRYPRIQVARHHLLPQFALRALTGYEDRRA, encoded by the coding sequence ATGCATTCCGCGACCTCCTCCGCTGCGGCACGTATTCCGATCTTCATGTACCACAACATCGCGCCGGCGCCGCGGCAACTGCAGGTGTACCGCAGCCTGTACGTCGCGCCGGCGCGCTTCGCGCGGCAGATGCGCCTGCTGCGGCGGCTGGGCTACCGCGGCGTGTCCATGACCGATGCCATGCCCTACCTGCGCGGCGAACGCCGCGGGCGGGTCGCGGTGGTGACCCTGGACGACGGCTACCTCGACAACCTGCACGCGGCGCTGCCGGTGCTGCAGGGCCTGGGCTTCAGCGCCACCGTGTACGCGGTCAGCGGCAGCATCGGCCGCCACAACACCTGGGATGCGCGCAAGCTCGGCATCGAGAAGCCGTTGATGAGCCTGGCCGAACTGCGCCAATGGCGCCGCGGCGGCATGGAGATCGGCGCGCACACCCGCTCGCATCCGCGCCTGACCGCGTGCAGCGATGCCGAGCTGCACGAAGAGATCGGCGGCTGCAAGCGCGAGCTGGAGGACCTGCTCGGCGAACCGGTCACCCAGTTCTGCTATCCGTACGGCGACGTGGACGCACGCGTCGCCGCGGCGGTGCGCGACGCCGGCTACGTCGCCGCCACCACCACCCGGCGCGGCCGCGCCGTGCCCGGCTCCGATCCGTGGCGCTATCCGCGCATCCAGGTGGCGCGTCACCACCTGCTGCCGCAGTTCGCGCTGCGCGCGCTGACCGGCTACGAGGATCGGCGCGCATGA
- a CDS encoding alanine/glycine:cation symporter family protein, producing MCLAAGLYFTIRTRFMQVRGFVEMLRLTIGGQKSDAGVSSFQALAMSMAGRIGIGNIAGVATAIAFGGPGAIFWMWVMGFFGASTSYIESTLAQIYKVKDADGRYRGGPAYYIEKAMGLKWYALLFAIATIVATGFLMPGVQANAIADSVVNACRGGPLCGPLDGVWMGLPAVQALKLGIGVAVALLLAVIIFGGVKRIANFAEIVVPFMALGYILMAVVVMVLNAERVPEMFAIIFRSAFGAHAAFGALLGLAVEWGVKRGIYANEAGQGTGPHAAAAAEVSHPAKQGYVQAFAIYFDTMMVCTATAFLILATGKYNVYAPDGGEHLFAGLRGVQEGPGYAQAAVDAILPGWGAGFVALALFFFAFTTIMAYYYMAETNLSYVNGNRRRPLSVLVLRLGILGMVVFGAFHDAKLAWSLGDIGVGLMAWLNIIAILILQKPALLALRDYERQKKAGLDPVFDPLPLGIKNADLWRERLLQAPPRGD from the coding sequence ATGTGCCTGGCGGCCGGCCTGTACTTCACCATCCGCACCCGCTTCATGCAGGTGCGCGGCTTCGTCGAGATGCTGCGGCTGACCATCGGCGGGCAGAAATCCGATGCCGGCGTGTCCTCGTTCCAGGCGCTGGCGATGTCGATGGCCGGGCGCATCGGCATCGGCAACATCGCCGGCGTGGCCACCGCCATCGCCTTCGGCGGGCCGGGCGCGATCTTCTGGATGTGGGTGATGGGCTTCTTCGGCGCCTCCACCTCGTACATCGAATCGACCCTGGCGCAGATCTACAAGGTCAAGGACGCCGACGGCCGCTACCGCGGCGGCCCGGCCTACTACATCGAAAAGGCGATGGGGCTGAAGTGGTACGCGCTGCTGTTCGCCATCGCCACCATCGTCGCCACCGGCTTCCTGATGCCCGGCGTGCAGGCCAATGCGATCGCCGACAGCGTGGTCAACGCTTGCCGCGGCGGCCCGTTGTGCGGCCCGCTCGACGGGGTGTGGATGGGCCTGCCGGCGGTGCAGGCGCTGAAGCTGGGCATCGGCGTGGCGGTGGCGCTGCTGCTGGCGGTGATCATCTTCGGCGGGGTCAAGCGCATCGCCAACTTCGCCGAGATCGTGGTGCCGTTCATGGCGCTGGGCTACATCCTGATGGCGGTGGTGGTGATGGTGCTCAACGCCGAACGGGTGCCGGAGATGTTCGCGATCATCTTCCGCAGCGCGTTCGGCGCGCACGCCGCGTTCGGCGCGCTGCTCGGCCTGGCGGTGGAGTGGGGGGTCAAGCGCGGCATCTACGCCAACGAGGCCGGGCAGGGCACCGGCCCGCACGCCGCGGCCGCGGCCGAGGTCTCGCATCCGGCCAAGCAGGGCTACGTGCAGGCCTTCGCGATCTACTTCGACACGATGATGGTGTGCACCGCGACCGCGTTCCTGATCCTGGCCACCGGCAAGTACAACGTGTATGCGCCGGACGGCGGCGAGCACCTGTTCGCCGGCCTGCGCGGCGTGCAGGAAGGCCCGGGCTACGCGCAGGCCGCGGTGGACGCGATCCTGCCCGGCTGGGGCGCCGGCTTCGTGGCGCTGGCGCTGTTCTTCTTCGCCTTCACCACGATCATGGCCTATTACTACATGGCCGAGACCAACCTCAGCTACGTCAACGGCAACCGTCGCCGCCCGCTCAGCGTGCTGGTGCTGCGCCTGGGCATCCTCGGCATGGTGGTGTTCGGCGCGTTCCACGACGCCAAGCTGGCGTGGTCGCTGGGCGACATCGGCGTGGGCCTGATGGCCTGGCTCAACATCATCGCCATCCTGATCCTGCAGAAGCCGGCGCTGCTGGCGCTGCGCGACTACGAGCGGCAGAAGAAGGCCGGCCTGGACCCGGTGTTCGATCCGCTGCCGCTGGGCATCAAGAACGCCGATCTGTGGCGCGAGCGGTTGTTGCAGGCGCCGCCGCGCGGCGACTGA
- a CDS encoding TrmH family RNA methyltransferase encodes MNNPWGNRPRGPRPPAPPERAAAAPRAADANRGELRLYGLNAVRAVFARRPEAIRKLYLAEARIPALQPLLKWCAANRVGYRVVEEADLNKLAASAHHEGVVADVVRAEPLPLAAWLQGLAPGPALALWLDGVGNPHNFGAILRSAAHFGAAAILLPDTATLALSGAAARVAEGGAEAVPLVRLPPTGHALAQLRAAGFALAATLVDGGEDVFAAALPPRLVYVMGAESEGMDREFAQACERRLSIPGSGAVESLNVAAATAVLLGAWRSRVAAS; translated from the coding sequence ATGAACAATCCCTGGGGCAACCGCCCGCGCGGCCCGCGCCCGCCCGCGCCGCCCGAACGCGCCGCCGCCGCACCGCGCGCGGCCGACGCCAACCGCGGCGAACTGCGCCTGTACGGACTCAACGCGGTGCGCGCGGTGTTCGCGCGCCGGCCCGAGGCGATCCGCAAGCTGTACCTGGCCGAGGCGCGGATCCCGGCGCTGCAGCCCCTGCTGAAGTGGTGCGCGGCCAATCGCGTCGGCTACCGCGTGGTGGAGGAGGCCGATCTGAACAAGCTCGCCGCCAGCGCGCACCACGAAGGCGTGGTCGCCGACGTGGTGCGCGCCGAACCGTTGCCGCTGGCGGCGTGGCTGCAGGGATTGGCGCCGGGTCCGGCGCTGGCGTTGTGGCTGGACGGGGTCGGCAATCCGCACAACTTCGGCGCGATCCTGCGCTCGGCCGCGCATTTCGGCGCCGCGGCGATCCTGCTGCCGGACACGGCGACGCTGGCCCTGTCCGGCGCCGCGGCGCGGGTGGCCGAAGGCGGCGCCGAGGCGGTGCCGCTGGTGCGGCTGCCGCCGACCGGACACGCGCTGGCGCAATTGCGCGCGGCCGGCTTCGCGCTGGCGGCGACGCTGGTGGACGGCGGCGAGGACGTGTTCGCCGCCGCGCTGCCGCCGCGCCTGGTCTACGTGATGGGCGCCGAGAGCGAGGGCATGGACCGGGAATTCGCGCAGGCCTGCGAACGGCGCCTGTCGATTCCGGGCAGCGGCGCAGTGGAAAGCCTCAACGTCGCCGCCGCCACGGCGGTGCTGCTCGGCGCCTGGCGCAGCCGCGTGGCCGCGTCATGA
- a CDS encoding GNAT family N-acetyltransferase produces the protein MPDDPCATAWRDLRLRVDAMQLRRWRGDDLDALLRHADDAQVVRGLSERFPHPYTRADGEAFLGGRVVDLQHPVLAIEIDGEACGSIALRPGRGERAHVAELGYWLGRRYWGQGRMTRIVAAYLDWAIPALGLLRIETSVLDSNPASARVLEKNGFVREGIRRGALRKQGRLHDLHLFGRLHAPE, from the coding sequence ATGCCCGATGACCCCTGCGCCACGGCGTGGCGCGACCTGCGCCTGCGCGTCGACGCGATGCAGCTGCGCCGTTGGCGCGGCGACGATCTCGACGCGCTGTTGCGCCATGCCGACGATGCGCAGGTGGTGCGCGGCCTCAGCGAGCGCTTCCCGCATCCCTACACCCGCGCCGACGGCGAGGCGTTCCTGGGCGGGCGCGTGGTCGACCTGCAGCATCCCGTGCTGGCGATCGAGATCGACGGCGAGGCCTGCGGCAGCATCGCCCTGCGTCCCGGCCGCGGCGAGCGCGCGCATGTGGCCGAACTGGGCTATTGGCTGGGGCGCCGCTACTGGGGCCAGGGCCGCATGACGCGGATCGTCGCCGCCTATCTGGACTGGGCGATCCCTGCGCTCGGGCTGCTGCGCATCGAGACCAGCGTCCTGGACAGCAACCCGGCCTCGGCGCGGGTGCTGGAGAAGAACGGCTTCGTGCGCGAGGGCATCCGCCGCGGCGCGCTGCGCAAGCAGGGGCGCCTGCACGACCTGCACCTGTTCGGGCGCCTGCACGCGCCAGAGTGA